A genome region from Melospiza melodia melodia isolate bMelMel2 chromosome 28, bMelMel2.pri, whole genome shotgun sequence includes the following:
- the ELAPOR1 gene encoding endosome/lysosome-associated apoptosis and autophagy regulator 1, which produces MAGTGARWMPLALCLAVTVSPGRTGEQLHVCKESEYHYEYTACDSSGSRWRVAVPHTPGLCTGLPDPVRGTECSFSCKAGEFLEMQTQTCRPCAAGTYSLGTGVRFDEWDEVPHGFANVATNLEVDDGFGDAAENCTASTWVPLGDYVASNTDECTATLMYAVSLKQSGTVTFEYIYPDSSIVFEFFVQNDQCQPTVEESRWMRTTEKGWEFHSVELSRGNNVLYWRTTAFSVWSKVPKPVLVRNIGITGVAFTSECFPCKPGTFAPAAGSAACQPCPADTFSGKGATACQPCDPDTYAEPGSGSCKPRPPCTDKDFFYTHTACDARGETQLMYKWAEPKICSEELPQATRLPSSGVKTRCPPCNPGFAKGNSSTCQPCPYGFYSNGSACLSCPEGTEPVLGLEYKWWNVLPPNMETTVLSGINFEYKGIAGWEVAGDYIYTAAGASDSDFMILTLVVPGFSPPSPVLEDTESREVARITFVFETLCSVGCELYFMVGVNSHTNTPVETWTGSTGKQSYTYLVEKNATMSFTWAFQRTPYHEAGRRFTSDVAKLYSINVTNVQGGVASFCRRCAPQPTGSCAPCSPGSAVDPSSGTCQPCPPGTYLRGHPSDGTPTCHPCGPGTRSNQLRSLCYNNCSLALALPGRMLHFEFPSLGQGAGVGTGPGFTPKGLRYSHHFRLSLCGHQGRKMASCADNVTAGLGGPARVVTSYVCQAILVPSDVTGARAAVSSQPVSLGDHLLGVTTSSVLDGIVSPPELFPPSHPDLPDIIFFFRSNDMTQPCSGGRATTIRLRCDPLRVGIGTLAVPSKCPEGTCDGCTFHFLWVTAEGCPRCSSSHHRPIVGACIGGVQKTTYVWREPRLCHGGDGLPPQVIQACRSVDFWLKVGISTGTGVAVLLAALAAYFWKKTQKLEYKYSKLVMDAAARETDATSPDSCAIMEGEDAEDELLFATEMSLFGKLKALTAKRMPDGFDSVPLKTSSSSTDREL; this is translated from the exons TCCGAGTACCACTACGAGTACACAGCCTGTGACAGCTCAGGATCGCGCTGGAGGGTGGCTGTACCACACACACCTGGACTCTGCACTGGCCTGCCTGACCCTGTCAGGGGCACTGAATGCT CATTCTCCTGCAAGGCGGGTGAGTTCCTGGAGATGCAGACGCAGACGTGCCGGCCCTGCGCTGCGGGCACCTACTCGCTGGGCACTGGCGTCCGCTTCGATGAGTGGGACGAGGTGCCCCATGGCTTCGCCAACGTGGCCACCAACCTGGAGGTGGATGACGGCTTTGGTGATGCGGCAGAGAACTGCACCGC GTCAACGTGGGTGCCACTGGGGGACTACGTGGCCTCCAACACAGATGAATGCACAGCCACCCTCATGTATGCTGTGAGCCTCAAACAGTCGGGGACTGTCACCTTCGAGTACATCTACCCTGACAGCAGCATCGTCTTCGAATTCTTC GTGCAGAACGACCAGTGCCAGCCCACGGTGGAGGAGTCCCGCTGGATGCGGacaacagagaagggctgggaaTTCCACAGC GTGGAGCTGAGCCGTGGGAACAACGTGCTGTACTGGCGGACCACCGCCTTCTCCGTCTGGTCCAAGGTGCCGAAACCGGTGCTGGTGAGGAACATCGGCATTACAG GGGTGGCCTTCACTTCGGAGTGCTTCCCCTGCAAGCCCGGCACCTTCGCCCCCGCTGCCGGCTCAGCCGCCTGCCAGCCCTGTCCCGCTGACACCTTCTCTGGCAAaggggccaccgcctgccagccCTGCGACCCTGACACCTACGCCG AGCCCGGCTCGGGGTCCTGCAAGCCACGCCCGCCCTGCACGGACAAGGATTTCTTCTACACGCACACGGCCTGCGACGCCCGTGGGGAG ACCCAGCTGATGTACAAGTGGGCAGAGCCCAAGATCTGCAGTGAGGAGCTGCCGCAGGCGACCCGGCTGCCATCCTCGGGGGTCAAGACACGATGCCCCCCCTGCAACCCTGGCTTCGCCAAAGGCAACAGCAGcacctgccagccctgtccctatGGCTTCTATTCCAACGGCTCCG CCTGTCTCAGTTGCCCAGAGGGCACTGAGCCAGTGCTGGGCTTGGAGTACAAGTGGTGGAACGTGCTGCCCCCCAACATGGAGACCACCGTGCTCAGCGGCATCAACTTCGAGTACAAGGGCATTGCAG GCTGGGAGGTAGCTGGGGACTACATTTACACGGCAGCTGGAGCCTCTGACAGCGACTTCATGATCCTCACGCTGGTGGTCCCTGGCTTCAG ccctccaAGCCCAGTGCTAGAGGACACAGAGAGCAGGGAGGTGGCCAGGATCACCTTCGTTTTCGAGACGCTCTGCAGCGTTGGCTGTGAGCTCTACTTTATGGTG GGTGTCAACTCACACACCAACACTCCGGTGGAGACATGGACAGGCTCCACAGGGAAACAATCCTACACCTACCTGGTGGAGAAGAACGCGACCATGAGCTTCACTTGGGCCTTCCAGCGCACCCCCTACCACGAGGCG GGCCGGCGGTTCACCAGTGATGTGGCCAAGCTGTACAGCATCAACGTCACCAATGTGCAGGGGGGGGTGGCCTCCTTCTGCCGCcgctgtgccccccagcccactgGGTCCTGTGCCCCGTGttcccctggcagtgctgtggacCCCAGCTCGGgcacctgccagccctgcccgccTGGCACCTACCTGCGGGGCCACCCCTCCGACGGGACGCCCACCTGCCACCCCTGTGGCCCTGGCACACGCAGCAACCAG ctgCGATCGCTATGCTACAACAACTGCAgcctggcactggcactgccaggccggATGCTGCACTTCGAGTTCCCGTCGCTGGGCCAAGGTgctggggtgggcacagggcCCGGCTTCACCCCCAAAGGGCTGCGCTACAGCCATCACTTCCGCCTGAGCCTCTGTGGGCACCAG GGCAGGAAAATGGCCTCATGTGCTGACAATGTGACGGCGGGTCTGGGGGGCCCTGCCCGGGTGGTCACCTCTTATGTGTGTCAGGCCATTCTGGTGCCCTCCGATGTCACCGGTGCCCGCGCAGCTGTGTCTTCTCAGCCTGTCAGCCTGGGTGACCACCTGCTgg GTGTCACCACCAGCTCCGTGCTGGACGGCATCGTGTCTCCCCCAGAGCTCTTCCCCCCCAGCCACCCTGACCTGCCTGACATCATCTTCTTCTTCAG GTCCAACGACAtgacacagccctgcagtggtGGCCGGGCCACCACCATCCGCCTACGCTGTGACCCCCTGCGTGTCGGCATTGGCACCCTGGCTGTCCCGag CAAATGCCCCGAGGGCACCTGCGACGGCTGCACCTTCCATTTCCTGTGGGTGACGGCCGAGGGATGTCcccgctgctccagctcccaccacCGCCCCATCGTCGGCGCCTGCATCGGCGGCGTTCAG AAAACCACCTACGTGTGGCGGGAGCCCCGGCTGTGCCACGGCGGAGACGGCCTGCCGCCGCAGGTGATCCAGGCGTGCCGGAGCGTGGATTTTTGGCTAAAAGTGGGAATTTCCACTGGGACGGGCGTGGCCGTCTTGCTGGCCGCCCTCGCCGCTTATTTCTGGAAAAAGACTCAAAA GTTGGAATACAAATATTCCAAGCTGGTGATGGACGCGGCGGCCCGGGAGACCGACGCGACGTCGCCCGATAGCTGCGCCATCATGGAGGGGGAGGACGCGGAGGACGAGCTGCTCTTTGCCACCGAAATGTCACTTTTTGGAAAACTTAAAGCCCTGACGGCCAAG CGGATGCCGGATGGATTCGACTCGGTCCCGCTCAAGACCTCATCCAGCAGCACCGATCGCGAGCTGTAA